In the Paenibacillus sp. FSL H7-0357 genome, one interval contains:
- a CDS encoding tautomerase family protein translates to MATVIVLANTSLNEAHKKRFVEEIGTAVTESLQLPPQLKSITLQEFPRSNSTPKDYEEITFFVYTAPGKPVEAKRALVRNIQLTAERVLAGVNVKTIVIIKEHGDENVGVGGQLRLDQVQA, encoded by the coding sequence ATGGCAACTGTAATCGTTTTGGCAAACACATCCCTGAATGAGGCTCACAAAAAACGTTTTGTAGAGGAAATCGGCACCGCCGTAACGGAATCACTGCAGCTTCCGCCCCAGCTGAAATCCATCACCCTGCAGGAGTTTCCGCGCAGCAACAGCACGCCGAAGGATTACGAGGAGATTACCTTCTTCGTGTACACAGCCCCGGGCAAACCTGTGGAAGCCAAGCGTGCCCTTGTCCGCAACATCCAGCTTACAGCGGAGCGGGTACTGGCCGGAGTGAACGTGAAGACCATCGTCATTATTAAGGAACACGGAGATGAAAATGTGGGCGTAGGCGGCCAGCTGCGGCTGGACCAGGTCCAGGCTTAA
- a CDS encoding MetQ/NlpA family ABC transporter substrate-binding protein, which yields MKKMSFTALSLVIVLALSVLAGCGKSASGDQSKQIVIGVIAREQPDIDYVAEKLKTEGYDIEVKVFNDNIALNNATAEGEIDANYFQNEKYLTSFNQSNGTNLITYGPNIYTTPVVFVSKKHKSLDSLPEGAKIGIANDSANRARELQLLATNGLIKLREGVDLPTLLDITENKKKLNFVEIDPRSRVGAFADLDAMTAPSITVYQMKDPEVTIDTALLQETPEVYKQYGGIVLAINKDTEEQNKEWLDKVVNILSSKEYAEWLLETYSGVKKPYNS from the coding sequence ATGAAAAAAATGTCCTTCACCGCTCTGTCGCTGGTCATCGTCCTTGCCCTGTCGGTGTTGGCGGGCTGCGGCAAAAGCGCCTCCGGTGACCAGTCCAAACAAATCGTCATCGGAGTTATCGCCCGTGAGCAGCCGGATATCGATTACGTGGCCGAAAAGCTGAAGACCGAAGGCTATGACATTGAGGTGAAGGTGTTTAACGACAACATCGCGCTGAACAATGCCACAGCGGAAGGCGAAATTGACGCCAACTACTTTCAGAATGAGAAGTACCTGACCAGCTTCAACCAAAGCAATGGTACGAACCTGATTACCTATGGTCCTAATATCTATACGACTCCTGTGGTTTTTGTATCTAAAAAACACAAAAGCTTAGACAGCCTTCCGGAAGGTGCCAAAATCGGCATCGCCAACGATTCCGCCAACCGGGCCCGGGAACTGCAGCTGCTTGCCACCAACGGCCTGATCAAGCTCCGTGAGGGTGTAGATCTGCCAACCCTGCTGGATATTACAGAAAATAAGAAAAAGCTCAATTTCGTAGAAATTGATCCCCGGAGCCGGGTAGGCGCATTTGCTGATCTGGATGCCATGACCGCTCCCTCCATTACCGTGTATCAAATGAAAGATCCCGAGGTCACCATCGATACGGCGCTGCTTCAGGAAACCCCAGAGGTTTACAAGCAGTACGGGGGTATCGTTCTCGCTATCAATAAAGACACGGAAGAACAAAACAAGGAATGGCTGGATAAGGTTGTGAACATTCTGTCCTCCAAGGAGTATGCGGAATGGCTGCTAGAAACCTATAGCGGTGTGAAAAAGCCTTACAACTCATAA
- a CDS encoding methionine ABC transporter permease, whose amino-acid sequence MEESVIYQYDFQTILDRIILPGLRETLIMLGGTVVTCTFFGFVLALILITTDVNGLRPNRLVYETISAIINVLRSVPFIILIITIIPLTRLVVGTTIGTTAAIFSITIVGSPLIARLLEGCFKEVNPSLIEAAKSFGASDWQITFHVIVSESIPSIVSHLTLGYVSLLGFTAMAGTVGAGGLGAVALTYGYQNFNDTIMYSTVVILIIIVQFIQFGGNFLYRKLK is encoded by the coding sequence ATGGAGGAGAGTGTAATTTACCAGTACGATTTCCAGACCATTTTGGACCGCATCATTTTGCCCGGCTTGCGCGAAACGCTTATCATGCTGGGCGGCACAGTCGTCACCTGCACCTTCTTCGGCTTTGTGCTGGCGCTTATCCTTATTACCACCGATGTGAACGGGCTCAGACCCAACCGGCTGGTGTACGAAACCATAAGCGCCATTATCAACGTGCTCCGCTCCGTGCCCTTTATCATTCTTATTATTACCATCATTCCGCTGACTCGGCTTGTGGTGGGCACGACCATCGGAACCACGGCGGCTATTTTTTCCATAACCATTGTGGGCTCTCCGCTTATCGCCAGACTTCTGGAGGGCTGCTTCAAGGAAGTTAATCCCAGCCTGATCGAGGCGGCCAAATCCTTTGGTGCCTCTGATTGGCAAATTACATTCCATGTCATTGTAAGTGAATCCATTCCGTCCATCGTATCCCATCTGACTTTAGGGTATGTTTCCCTGCTGGGCTTTACGGCCATGGCCGGCACAGTCGGCGCTGGAGGACTGGGAGCGGTGGCGCTGACCTACGGCTACCAGAACTTCAACGATACCATCATGTACAGCACTGTGGTCATTCTCATTATTATCGTGCAGTTCATCCAGTTCGGCGGCAATTTTCTTTATCGAAAGCTAAAGTAA
- a CDS encoding methionine ABC transporter ATP-binding protein: MIEIKELYKSFGDKPVLSGINVTIGDGDIYGLVGISGAGKSTLLRCINGLETFEQGTLRVNGTDISRLRGAELRKFRSGIGMIFQQFSLLERKTVYENIMFPMKCYNYKKAEADARIHELLRLVELSDKIHSRPNQLSGGQKQRVAIARALAMNPKILLCDEATSALDPNITKSILALLKKINQELGITIVIVTHQMEVVKEVCTDMALLSKGELKISGSVQDIFLGRSEVLDELLGLPGTGQPEDKVVFEIVQRPGRNDLLSRFATATGIRFEVVWGGLDRYAESIAGAFTLAVDKDDFPKAQTFLEDTSTEWRRV; encoded by the coding sequence ATGATCGAAATCAAAGAGTTATACAAATCCTTCGGGGACAAGCCTGTACTCTCGGGCATTAATGTAACCATCGGGGACGGAGATATTTATGGTCTTGTAGGTATAAGCGGCGCCGGGAAGTCCACCCTGCTGCGCTGCATCAACGGGCTGGAAACCTTCGAACAGGGGACCCTGCGGGTGAACGGTACGGACATCAGCAGGCTGCGTGGTGCCGAACTCCGCAAGTTCCGCAGCGGTATCGGCATGATCTTCCAGCAGTTTTCCCTGTTGGAGCGGAAGACTGTTTATGAAAATATCATGTTTCCGATGAAGTGTTACAACTACAAGAAAGCTGAGGCTGATGCGCGTATTCACGAGCTTCTGCGGCTGGTGGAGCTGTCGGACAAAATCCACTCCCGGCCCAACCAGCTTTCAGGGGGCCAGAAGCAACGGGTAGCCATTGCCAGAGCCCTGGCCATGAATCCGAAGATTCTGCTGTGTGACGAAGCCACCAGCGCCCTGGATCCCAATATTACAAAATCCATCCTGGCGCTTTTGAAGAAAATCAATCAGGAGTTGGGCATTACCATCGTGATTGTGACCCACCAGATGGAGGTAGTGAAGGAGGTCTGCACCGATATGGCTCTCTTGAGCAAGGGGGAACTGAAGATATCGGGTTCCGTGCAGGATATTTTCCTGGGCCGCTCTGAGGTGCTGGACGAGCTTCTCGGGTTGCCCGGTACGGGGCAGCCGGAAGACAAGGTAGTGTTCGAGATCGTACAGCGGCCAGGTCGGAATGATCTGCTGTCACGGTTCGCCACAGCTACGGGAATCCGTTTCGAGGTTGTATGGGGCGGGCTTGACCGGTATGCGGAGAGCATCGCAGGAGCCTTTACCCTTGCGGTGGACAAGGACGACTTCCCCAAGGCACAGACTTTTCTTGAGGATACGAGTACAGAATGGAGGAGAGTGTAA
- a CDS encoding LacI family DNA-binding transcriptional regulator codes for MASRDKRVTLQDVADDAGVSRATASLVVRGSKSIKPSTHKKVIESIEKLGYVYDRVAASFRSQSSSTVGIVITDFENPFYHQMLTKVEDMLYEQQFTFLLGMSSESREKQERVLETMLEHRVCGIILTPVVDTQPTLFNKLRALQIPALLMGREVAGSGADYVGTDYRLGSQLAVRHLVEQGHRRIAYIGGMLPGNTAYQERIDGYCSALQEYGLEVDPKLIIPTPLNREGGIRAIQEVLQLENPPTACFCHNDIIALGVTIGLRLQGFIPGEHMAIVGFDNILETETVEPKLTTVSVFHDQWGVEAARQMLDRIGGLQSDPVKIIIPPKLIVRKSSVCFKGLPNLKA; via the coding sequence TTGGCTTCGCGGGACAAGCGGGTTACCCTTCAGGATGTGGCCGATGATGCCGGGGTTTCCCGGGCGACAGCATCGCTGGTCGTCAGAGGAAGCAAGTCTATTAAGCCCAGCACCCACAAGAAAGTAATAGAATCCATCGAAAAGCTCGGCTATGTGTATGACAGGGTGGCGGCGAGCTTCCGCTCCCAAAGCTCTTCCACGGTGGGAATCGTGATCACTGATTTTGAAAACCCCTTCTATCATCAGATGCTTACGAAGGTCGAGGATATGCTCTATGAACAGCAGTTTACTTTCCTGCTGGGCATGTCCTCCGAATCCCGGGAGAAGCAGGAACGGGTGCTGGAAACGATGCTGGAGCACCGGGTATGCGGGATTATTCTGACTCCGGTGGTCGACACCCAGCCGACTCTGTTCAACAAGCTGCGCGCCCTGCAAATACCGGCGCTTCTCATGGGGCGGGAGGTAGCGGGCTCCGGCGCGGATTATGTGGGAACGGATTACAGACTAGGCTCCCAATTGGCTGTCCGGCATCTGGTAGAGCAGGGACACCGGCGGATCGCCTATATCGGTGGTATGCTTCCCGGCAATACAGCCTACCAGGAACGGATAGACGGCTACTGCAGCGCCCTGCAGGAATACGGCCTGGAAGTGGACCCCAAGCTCATTATACCTACACCACTGAACCGTGAGGGAGGAATCCGCGCCATTCAGGAGGTGCTACAGCTGGAGAACCCGCCGACGGCCTGCTTCTGCCATAATGATATTATTGCCCTTGGCGTCACCATCGGCTTGCGGCTCCAAGGTTTTATCCCGGGCGAGCATATGGCCATTGTGGGCTTTGACAATATTCTGGAGACGGAAACGGTGGAGCCTAAGCTGACCACAGTATCGGTCTTTCATGACCAATGGGGCGTTGAGGCGGCCCGGCAAATGCTGGACAGGATCGGAGGCTTGCAGAGCGATCCGGTCAAGATCATTATCCCGCCCAAGCTTATTGTCCGGAAATCCTCCGTTTGCTTCAAGGGCCTGCCGAACTTGAAGGCCTGA
- a CDS encoding response regulator transcription factor: MNDAILIIEDEAGIACMLELLLSREGYSSVLTASTGAEAMSLMDSREPDIILLDVMLPDCNGFELCLELRKKTNAPILFLTSRAADYDKLTGFAMGGDDYITKPFNSLEVVARIKAQLARRRLYQQEAPSACYTFADFEISKDTGGLTVRGQQLHCTAKEFALLLFFAEHPSRLFTTAQLYEQVWGEMQLGDEKTVVIYISKIRNKIEQDPKQPRYIVNFRGLGYKFIPNPVPTGQI; this comes from the coding sequence ATGAACGATGCGATATTGATTATAGAAGATGAAGCAGGAATTGCCTGCATGCTGGAACTGCTGCTGTCCAGGGAAGGGTATTCTTCCGTCCTTACCGCTTCTACCGGGGCGGAGGCGATGAGCCTGATGGACAGCCGGGAACCGGATATAATTTTACTGGATGTGATGCTCCCGGACTGTAACGGCTTCGAGCTGTGTCTGGAGCTGCGCAAAAAAACAAACGCCCCGATCTTATTCCTGACTTCGCGGGCTGCCGATTATGACAAGCTGACCGGATTTGCGATGGGCGGGGACGATTATATTACCAAGCCGTTCAACTCTCTGGAGGTGGTGGCCCGGATCAAAGCCCAGCTTGCCAGAAGAAGACTGTATCAGCAGGAGGCTCCATCTGCCTGTTACACTTTCGCTGATTTTGAAATCAGCAAGGATACCGGCGGGCTGACGGTACGCGGCCAGCAGCTTCACTGTACGGCTAAGGAGTTTGCGCTGCTGCTGTTTTTTGCCGAGCATCCGAGCCGCCTATTCACAACGGCCCAGCTCTATGAACAGGTCTGGGGTGAAATGCAGCTGGGCGATGAGAAAACGGTTGTTATTTATATTTCCAAAATCAGAAACAAAATAGAGCAGGACCCGAAGCAGCCTCGTTACATTGTCAATTTCCGTGGGTTAGGCTACAAATTTATTCCGAACCCCGTACCGACTGGTCAAATATGA
- a CDS encoding sensor histidine kinase: protein MKGIVRVGLRLLLFLLALGIGVIAAWLVLFILFIFMRQMVPWLKGIEYIQFQIWSFLIVCLAALVFYLWSLTKSIFYMLTWLKLLAKGHYAEPPRSNWLGRPIPGNQLTLPYALFKEIIGQLSTLTLALQRTEKERHELDEKRKSWIAGVRHDLKTPLAYIRGYSSMIAAADQYAWSTAEIIQFGSLMEQKTIQVEQLIEDMNAFYQLDGSEVPLSRESTEMAGFIRQIVTDVADHPLAAQHTFAFNTDGEKCLDIDQRMIRRALHNLLWNAVVHNPAGCHIETGLRWDQYGLTVEIRDNGTGIDAAALERLNATEDNMLSARARLAGSGLGMALAKGFVTRHGGKMAVHSKPQQGTQITLFFLY from the coding sequence ATGAAAGGGATCGTTCGTGTTGGCTTGCGGCTGCTGCTTTTTTTGCTTGCCCTGGGTATAGGTGTTATCGCCGCCTGGCTTGTTCTGTTTATCCTTTTTATTTTTATGCGGCAAATGGTTCCATGGCTGAAGGGAATTGAGTACATACAGTTTCAAATCTGGAGTTTCCTGATCGTGTGCTTGGCTGCGCTTGTCTTCTATCTGTGGAGCCTGACGAAATCGATTTTTTATATGCTGACCTGGCTGAAGCTGCTGGCAAAAGGTCACTATGCCGAGCCTCCGCGGAGCAATTGGCTCGGCCGCCCCATTCCCGGAAATCAGCTCACGCTGCCCTATGCTCTCTTTAAAGAAATAATCGGACAGTTGTCCACGTTGACCCTTGCACTGCAGCGAACGGAGAAAGAAAGACATGAATTGGATGAGAAGCGCAAAAGCTGGATTGCGGGCGTGCGGCATGATCTGAAAACCCCGTTGGCCTATATTCGCGGTTACAGCTCCATGATTGCAGCCGCTGATCAATATGCGTGGTCTACTGCGGAAATAATCCAGTTCGGCTCCTTAATGGAACAAAAGACGATCCAGGTAGAGCAGCTTATTGAAGATATGAATGCTTTCTATCAACTGGACGGCAGCGAGGTTCCGCTCTCGCGGGAATCTACGGAGATGGCAGGATTTATCAGGCAGATCGTTACCGATGTCGCTGATCATCCGCTGGCTGCACAGCATACCTTTGCCTTCAATACGGACGGGGAGAAATGCCTTGATATCGATCAACGCATGATTCGGCGGGCGCTGCACAATTTGCTGTGGAATGCCGTGGTTCACAATCCCGCGGGGTGCCATATTGAAACCGGGCTACGCTGGGATCAGTATGGACTGACGGTTGAGATTCGCGACAATGGGACGGGAATCGATGCGGCGGCGCTAGAGCGGCTAAACGCAACGGAGGACAATATGCTGTCGGCGCGGGCCAGATTGGCGGGCTCCGGCCTGGGCATGGCGCTGGCAAAGGGGTTTGTAACAAGGCATGGCGGCAAAATGGCTGTACATAGCAAACCGCAGCAAGGAACGCAAATCACACTTTTTTTTCTTTATTGA
- a CDS encoding ABC transporter ATP-binding protein — MPQLIVETKGLTRRFGEQVSVNEVNLEVPEGKIYGFLGPNGAGKTTTIKMLLGLLRADSGTIRIFGQEMPGNSQEILRKVGSLVENPSYYGHLTGYKNLKILSTLLKLPDRRIGEVLEIVRLTSSANRKVSGYSLGMKQRLGIAAALLRDPQLLILDEPTNGLDPAGIQEIRHLMLSLAHDQGMTIMLSSHLLSEVDTIADEIGIISSGKLVYQGALEMLERRRGKVMGFAVERPEEALRTLMLQGFAVEREGNMLSISAENVSMSQAELFKLLGPYGIMNVRESSKSLEELFMELTGKGVSL, encoded by the coding sequence ATGCCACAACTTATAGTGGAGACAAAAGGGCTGACCCGCCGCTTCGGCGAGCAAGTGTCGGTGAATGAGGTAAACCTGGAGGTTCCCGAGGGGAAAATATACGGTTTTCTAGGGCCGAACGGTGCAGGGAAAACTACAACGATCAAAATGCTGCTGGGTTTGCTCCGGGCAGATAGCGGGACGATCCGTATTTTTGGACAAGAGATGCCGGGCAACAGTCAGGAGATTTTACGCAAGGTAGGCTCATTAGTAGAGAACCCATCCTATTACGGGCATTTGACCGGGTACAAAAATTTGAAAATACTAAGCACACTGCTGAAGCTGCCTGACCGGCGCATCGGTGAGGTGCTGGAAATTGTGCGGCTGACGTCAAGTGCAAACCGTAAAGTGAGCGGATATTCCCTCGGTATGAAGCAGCGGCTCGGCATAGCAGCAGCCTTGCTGCGGGATCCGCAGCTGCTGATTCTGGATGAGCCGACCAACGGCCTGGATCCGGCCGGTATTCAAGAAATACGGCATCTGATGCTGTCACTGGCCCATGATCAGGGAATGACGATCATGCTGTCCAGTCATCTGCTGAGCGAGGTGGATACGATTGCAGATGAGATCGGGATTATCAGCAGCGGCAAACTCGTCTATCAGGGAGCACTGGAAATGCTGGAGCGGCGCAGGGGCAAAGTCATGGGATTTGCAGTGGAGCGCCCGGAGGAAGCGCTTCGCACGCTAATGCTGCAAGGATTTGCCGTGGAGCGGGAAGGCAATATGCTGTCAATTTCAGCAGAGAATGTCAGTATGTCGCAGGCAGAATTGTTCAAACTGCTGGGCCCTTACGGGATTATGAATGTACGGGAAAGCAGCAAATCGCTGGAAGAGCTGTTCATGGAGTTGACCGGAAAAGGAGTCAGCTTATGA
- a CDS encoding ABC transporter permease, with the protein MMWRALRAEGMRLKPAARWLPVISAGLFIAFMSLEWYLYFKGPAGVYSVFNVMYMFLGFVLLLNTALLTGMIAGLEHESNSWKQLLTLPVSRSVLYWAKALWVLFLLLCTALLIIAGLTLLWICYTSEPLPFQLLIKQIMYSFLASTAVLGLQMWLSVQFSNPAIPMSIGFLGAVSGLFIARDSGAALWTWLWPWAYPTMSSPFMAHPERWIGISAGLGTVLLAAGALHFKNKQF; encoded by the coding sequence ATGATGTGGCGGGCCTTGCGGGCCGAAGGCATGAGGCTCAAACCTGCGGCCCGCTGGCTGCCGGTTATCAGCGCCGGGCTGTTCATCGCATTTATGTCGCTGGAATGGTATCTCTATTTCAAAGGCCCGGCAGGGGTATACAGCGTATTTAATGTGATGTATATGTTTCTAGGTTTCGTATTGCTGCTAAATACCGCGTTACTCACGGGTATGATTGCCGGTTTGGAACACGAATCCAATAGTTGGAAGCAGCTGCTGACCCTGCCTGTTTCCCGCTCTGTTCTTTATTGGGCCAAGGCGCTGTGGGTTCTTTTTCTGCTGTTGTGTACGGCCTTGCTGATTATTGCCGGCCTGACCCTGCTCTGGATTTGCTACACTTCCGAACCGCTGCCGTTCCAGCTTCTAATCAAGCAAATTATGTACAGCTTTCTCGCATCAACTGCGGTGCTGGGGCTGCAGATGTGGCTGTCTGTCCAATTCTCGAACCCGGCCATTCCGATGTCCATCGGCTTCCTGGGCGCTGTTTCTGGCCTATTCATAGCGCGGGACAGCGGAGCAGCATTGTGGACCTGGCTGTGGCCATGGGCCTATCCGACGATGTCCAGTCCGTTCATGGCACATCCCGAGAGGTGGATTGGCATCAGTGCAGGCCTGGGAACGGTGCTGCTAGCCGCCGGGGCCCTGCATTTTAAAAACAAACAATTTTAA
- a CDS encoding ABC transporter permease, giving the protein MENLMKAERMKLQYPVIFILFLLGALGTVMLGMNSLNSENFVGFFERGWKTFYLHMASFHGLFFYPLYAGVLASFICRYEHTNGGWKQLFCLPIPRSRVYYAKLGTLMLLMGLIQLLFAGSYLLAGELLQLGNDLDFTELIIGTVGGWLAILPFAALQLWVSMRLKSFVSSLILSASIVIANIVLTGLHASIGAWFPSTTAYYAMYPRGTALSPRLDVIPFILIVAVTSAVYIWAGRRSLMRRA; this is encoded by the coding sequence ATGGAAAATTTGATGAAAGCCGAACGAATGAAGCTGCAGTATCCCGTCATCTTCATCCTGTTCCTCCTCGGTGCGCTGGGAACTGTGATGCTCGGAATGAATAGTTTAAATTCGGAAAATTTTGTCGGTTTTTTTGAGCGCGGATGGAAAACCTTTTATCTGCATATGGCCAGCTTTCACGGTTTGTTTTTTTATCCGCTTTATGCCGGGGTACTAGCTTCTTTTATCTGCCGTTATGAGCATACAAACGGGGGCTGGAAGCAACTGTTTTGTCTGCCCATTCCCCGTTCCCGTGTCTATTATGCCAAATTGGGAACGCTGATGCTGCTGATGGGGTTGATTCAACTGCTTTTTGCCGGATCCTATCTGCTCGCGGGAGAACTGCTTCAATTGGGGAACGATTTGGATTTTACCGAATTGATCATCGGTACGGTTGGGGGATGGCTGGCTATACTGCCGTTTGCGGCGCTGCAGTTATGGGTGTCCATGCGCTTGAAGTCGTTTGTTTCCTCCTTGATTTTATCGGCTTCGATCGTGATAGCCAACATTGTGCTTACCGGGCTTCATGCTTCGATCGGCGCCTGGTTTCCTTCTACAACGGCCTATTACGCAATGTATCCCAGGGGGACGGCTTTGTCGCCCCGGCTGGATGTGATCCCGTTCATTCTCATTGTGGCCGTAACCTCTGCTGTTTACATCTGGGCGGGGCGCCGTTCGCTTATGCGCAGGGCCTAG
- a CDS encoding DUF2178 domain-containing protein, with protein MIYQFVMLVVLVVLGICTIALPCFQAVKVKEYRNDERWQLVQNKANHVAMHYYSALGFAICIGIIITTIFDIQFSIGLDRVLQYSLIAIFLRNAIELFSLRHFDKVL; from the coding sequence ATGATTTATCAATTCGTAATGTTAGTGGTGTTGGTCGTATTAGGTATATGCACTATTGCCCTTCCATGCTTCCAAGCTGTAAAAGTGAAAGAATATAGAAATGATGAACGTTGGCAATTGGTTCAGAATAAGGCGAACCACGTGGCAATGCACTACTATAGTGCACTTGGCTTTGCAATTTGCATTGGAATTATTATAACAACAATCTTCGATATTCAATTTAGTATTGGTCTTGATAGAGTGTTGCAATATTCGTTAATTGCAATTTTTTTGCGAAATGCAATTGAATTATTTTCCTTACGCCACTTTGATAAAGTTTTATAA
- a CDS encoding helix-turn-helix transcriptional regulator — MVNNRIKVLRAERDWTQADLAEHVGISRQAVISIEKYKYTPSLELAFKIAKAFNVSINEVFVLEEDEK, encoded by the coding sequence TTGGTTAATAATCGTATTAAAGTTTTGAGAGCTGAACGAGACTGGACACAGGCTGATTTGGCAGAACATGTCGGGATTTCACGACAAGCAGTTATATCCATTGAAAAATATAAATATACACCTTCGTTGGAGTTGGCTTTCAAAATTGCCAAAGCATTTAATGTATCTATCAATGAAGTATTTGTACTTGAGGAGGATGAAAAATAA